From Nilaparvata lugens isolate BPH chromosome 7, ASM1435652v1, whole genome shotgun sequence, one genomic window encodes:
- the LOC111048873 gene encoding uncharacterized protein LOC111048873 — MRGPEKSKYLAEVLESVANSEEKLKKVEFELRNRVCGYYKHNEEVSIDVESIHGKLEKVSNICEPRFENRDQPENVQAFDLISCNVNKVGGISHETRNKEVLMSLEAMESICSDSKDKETLKVDESKFANNNFFSNFETSDSMSNPCNGKIGELLKIEEQNLESTNGYVTLKSVAHNHLHNGDDEKALQIYSIPQIDRQDVLNYNGNLESLDLIPRRDKINLQNLTLETGTTEAIDLIPRHDSDGNDLQIKEDSRINQVINLEPIVEPTSQIHVGDEEISESLEQKSETDHKKKIPNNNIKVLVDKIHSAVECRLKQCLEPYRSRKQRGPFTLKKIDTEKHLMDGIDKNSFGDGLKKSNSENGGGMEFVEKLFASYYQRERDRKEDTEIERENDKSQKLSRILDKIASKGLEKLLQGSHHINNLTDEIKMKKNEKIEDKFESTEGNMTATNTNDKKITTDGTKKENLILNKDGNGGGLKREQHRNRKTKSKKYENYLPTIGEKGESSYENERGNKKNRREDVRSNKKDRAKKFVEKIKSPYKPAQDDKKMNRCLKTGGNKMKIIEKGVKEIRKIKKSPYSKSFDIGKRKMQGEPIRKRVIKKGCKKKRVNKMTNEENDEEDSKIVCISLKNQGKEEGNNEKQNTNEMFDIIKELVFRKNNVQEKVKSKKKKQKKRKEKEEGKEKEEKNVRKKKIDKPVWLVPDGHPDGFQPPKTKHRMSAHKLENFSEEDKQNKNSLSNDKFKRRKEFVIFLDDKQNNIFGTKSAFRMPMKNC, encoded by the coding sequence ATGAGAGGTCCGGAAAAATCGAAATATTTAGCCGAAGTTCTAGAATCCGTTGCAAATTccgaagaaaaattgaaaaaagttgaattcGAACTACGTAACAGAGTTTGTGGCTATTATAAACACAATGAAGAAGTCAGTATTGACGTGGAATCTATCCATGGTAAGTTGGAAAAAGTTTCAAACATTTGTGAACCAAGATTTGAAAACAGAGATCAGCCTGAAAATGTACAAGCATTTGATTTAATTTCTTGTAATGTTAACAAGGTTGGGGGAATTTCACATGAGACTAGAAATAAGGAGGTTTTAATGAGTTTGGAAGCAATGGAGTCAATTTGTTCTGATAGTAAAGATAAAGAAACATTAAAAGTTGATGAATCAAAATTTgcaaataacaattttttcagCAATTTTGAAACAAGTGATAGCATGTCAAATCCTTGCAATGGAAAAATTggagaattattaaaaattgaagaacaAAATCTTGAAAGTACTAATGGATATGTCACTTTAAAATCTGTAGCTCATAATCATCTGCACAATGGAGATGATGAAAAAGCATTACAGATTTATTCAATTCCACAAATTGATAGACAAGATGTTTTAAATTACAATGGAAATTTGGAAAGTTTAGATTTGATTCCAAGGagagataaaataaatttacaaaatttaactCTAGAAACAGGAACAACTGAAGCAATTGACTTGATTCCTAGGCATGATAGTGATGGAAATGATCTACAAATCAAAGAAGATTCTAGAATAAATCAAGTTATCAATTTAGAACCGATTGTTGAACCAACTTCTCAAATTCACGTTGGAGATGAAGAAATATCAGAATCTCTAGAACAAAAATCAGAGACTGATCACAAAAAGAAAATaccaaacaataatataaaagtgCTGGTGGATAAAATACATTCTGCCGTAGAATGCCGACTGAAACAGTGTCTGGAACCATACCGATCTAGAAAGCAAAGAGGTCCGTTCACACTAAAGAAAATAgatacagaaaaacatttgatggatggAATTGACAAGAATAGTTTTGGAGAtggtttaaaaaaatcaaattctgaaaatGGTGGTGGAAtggaatttgttgaaaaattgtttgCCAGCTATTATCAGAGGGAAAGAGATAGAAAAGAAGACacagagatagagagagaaaatgacaAAAGTCAAAAACTTTCCAGAATTTTGGATAAAATTGCTTCAAAAGGTTTAGAAAAACTACTGCAGGGAAGTCATCATATTAATAACTTGACAGATGAGATcaagatgaagaaaaatgagaaaattgaagataaattcgAAAGTACTGAGGGAAATATGACAGCGACAAAtacaaatgataaaaaaattacaacTGATGGAACAAAGAAAGAAAATCTGATATTGAATAAAGATGGAAATGGAGGTGGATTAAAGAGAGAACaacatagaaatagaaaaacgAAAAGTAAGAAGTATGAAAACTATTTGCCTACTATTGGAGAAAAAGGTGAAAGCAGTTATGAAAATGAACGCGGAAATAAAAAGAACAGGAGAGAAGATGTCCGAAGCAACAAGAAAGATAGAGCAAAGAAATTTGTGGAAAAAATAAAGTCACCTTACAAACCTGCACAGGATGATAAGAAGATGAATAGATGTTTAAAAACTGgaggaaataaaatgaaaattattgagaaggGTGTCAAAGAAATTAGAAAAATTAAGAAGAGTCCTTATTCGAAGTCTTTTGatattggaaagagaaaaatgcAGGGTGAACCAATAAGAAAGAGAGTGATAAAGAAAGGATGTAAGAAGAAAAGGGTCAACAAGATGacaaatgaagaaaatgatgaagaagactCAAAAATAGTTTGTATATCACTAAAAAATCAGGGGAAGGAAGAGGGTAATAATgagaaacaaaacacaaacgaAATGTTTGATATTATAAAAGAGCTAGTTTTCAGAAAGAATAACGTGCAGGAGAAGGTAAAATCCAAGAAAAAGAAacagaaaaagagaaaagagaaggaggagggaaaagagaaagaagagaagaacgtaagaaaaaagaaaattgacaaACCAGTGTGGTTAGTGCCAGACGGGCATCCTGATGGTTTTCAACCCCCAAAAACTAAACATCGCATGAGTGCGcataaattggaaaatttttctgaagaagacaaacaaaataaaaatagtttgtcgaatgataaattCAAAAGGCGCAAAGAGTTTGTCATATTTTTGGAcgacaaacaaaataatatattcgGTACAAAATCTGCGTTTAGAATGCCTATGAAAAACTGTTAG